TACGCATGAACGCCTAGACGCCTAAACGCAACTTCGACAGAACGTTAACAGAACAAGAAATCGGCGTCAAAGCGGGAACCTCGGCGGGGTCAGCGGTGTCCAACGAGTGCGGGGCTGAATCTCTTGCCTGTGCTACCATACGCGCAAGGTACACGATGATACGACGGTTCGACGGGCACGCGATTAGAGATCAGACATCGGGGCTGCCGGTCGACGAGTTCCTCGGTCTGGAACGGCTGGAGCGCCAGTCGACGCCGTTTCCGGGGGACGAAGCGGCGTTGATCGATCGGTGTTTAGCGGGAGACCACGATGCTTTCGACGAGATCGTGCATCGTTACCAGGATATGGTGTTCGGCCTAGCCTACCGGCTCCTCGGGGGATACGACGAGGCCGTCGATGTTTCGCAGGAAGTCTTTCTGCAGGTATACCGCAAGCTCGCCAGCTTCCGGCGCAAAGCTTCGCTCCGGACCTGGATCTATCGCATCGTCATCAACCGCGCCAAGAACCGGCGGCGTTGGTGGAAGCGGCGCGAAAGAGAGATGACGGCAATGCCCATCGACGAGGCCGAAGCGAGCCCGCACTGGGAGCTCGCGGCGCCGGTCCAGGCCGCGGACACACCGTACCAGGCACTCGAGCGAAAGGAAGCGGGTCAGATCCTGCGTCGTGCGATCGATCGCTTGCCTTTCGACCAGAAGACGATCTTGTTGTTGAAGGAGATCGAAGGTCTGTCCTACGAGGAGATCTCGATGACGCTCGACTTGCCTCTCGGGACGGTCAAGTCGCGGCTGGCGCGAGCACGTGGCTCGCTTCGGCAGAAGCTCGATCCGAATCTCTTCGGCTTTACAGGGGAACAGTGACATGTTAACGCATCCGCGGAGCTCGGTGCTCTCGGCACTCTACGATGGTGAGATAGCTCCTGCCGCGGCCGCGGCGCTCGAGCTGCATCTCGAGAACTGTGAGCCATGCTCGGGAGAATATCGCCGCCTCGGAGAGCTCGCGAACGCCGTGCGTCATCTACCGAGAATGAGCGCTCCTCAGAATCTGGCGGTCAGAGTCCGCGAGCAGTTCGATGCCGAGGAACGTGGGATGGTTCCCGTCCTTCGTGGA
The nucleotide sequence above comes from Vicinamibacteria bacterium. Encoded proteins:
- a CDS encoding sigma-70 family RNA polymerase sigma factor; this encodes MIRRFDGHAIRDQTSGLPVDEFLGLERLERQSTPFPGDEAALIDRCLAGDHDAFDEIVHRYQDMVFGLAYRLLGGYDEAVDVSQEVFLQVYRKLASFRRKASLRTWIYRIVINRAKNRRRWWKRREREMTAMPIDEAEASPHWELAAPVQAADTPYQALERKEAGQILRRAIDRLPFDQKTILLLKEIEGLSYEEISMTLDLPLGTVKSRLARARGSLRQKLDPNLFGFTGEQ